In the Pseudoalteromonas sp. A25 genome, CAGGGATTTCAGCTTTGGCCAATTCATCAGCAAGCAAAACTGCATCTGATCCACCTCGAATGATCACATCTAAAGCAAACTTCTCTTTTAACTTGATCACTTGTGCGATATCGGCCGCTCGATTTATCTCGACGACTAACGGCATTTTAGCCTCTAACAATTGAGTCAGAACACGCTCTTCGCCAGAAGGTTTACCTTCGTCCTTTTTGTCTTCTTTTTTGTCTTTTTGTTTCTCAAGCTTGGCTTGCTGGCCTTCTAGCTTTTCAACGAGCTGCTGAAATGACAATGCACGAGATCCTTTGCTCTTAGCACCTAAATCGATTACTAACGCAGTATGCTTGTCAGTAACACTGTCAAACTCGCCACTTAAGTCAGCAGTAAATGCTAAACCAGAGTATGCTGCGTCATAATTTATAGGTGACACGACATTTTGAGTGATCCCGCCTTTACGTGCGTAGGCAATCAATGATGAACGAGGGTTAAACGCGTAACTAGGGTCAAAATCCAGTCCTGCTTTATCGTCAGATGCATCACGAGAACGTGCTACCGCGCCTACTTCAACAAGGCCAAGTTGGTTCATTGTGCCAATAAATCCTGGCGTTAAAACCATTCCTTCAGCGCTTACCGTCACATCCGCTTCGATGTTTTGAGGGTTAATCGATTTAATTTTTCCATTTTCGATTACAACCGTGGCGTTGTTTAACGTTCCCTGCTCTGTAGCAGTATGAACCGTTGCACCAGTGATTGCGGTTATTTGTGCGAACGCCGCTGAGCTTGTAAGCAGCGCACCGGTGATCATTGATAACTTAAATTTAGTCATTGTGGGCGCTCCTTATTTTTGACCTAGCATAAAATCACTAACAGCTTGATATTTTTCGTCATTACGGTCATACACTTTTGCACCATCAATATATACATGCTCAGCTTTTGCGTACACGCTAAACGGACTTTGGTTCCAAATGACCACATCAGCTTGTTTACCGCTCTCTATCGAACCAGTTTTATCTGCAATACCTAATGATTTAGCGGCGTTATGCGTGATCCATTTAATCGCGTGTTCTTCCGAAATATCAAAGCCATTTCGATTCGCATTGAACATTACTTTGGCAGCCTCTTGGTTCAAGCGCTGTATAGTCGTATCTGAGTCAGAGTGTATCACTGCACAAGAATTTTTAACTGCATCAACGATAGCAACGTTCTCTTGCACCATGTCGTAAGCTTCCATTTTAAAGCCCCACCAATCTGGCCACAATGCAGCACAGTTACCATTGTCTGCTAGTAAGTCTGCAACTTTATATGCTTCAATACCGTGATGGAAAGTACCTGAGTGGTAATTAAACTCTTTACCCAAATCAATCATCATGGCCATTTCTTCAGCTTTATAACAGTGATTATGAATTAATATTTCACCATCTAACACGCCACGTAAAGTATCCAGTTTAATATCACGCTTCGGTGCATCTGGGTTCATTCCCGCAGCGTATTCTTGTTCATAGCGCTCCCAAGCGCGCTTGTACTCTGTTGCTTCAATCCAAGCTTCGCGGTAACCCGCCATATTCCCCATACGAGTGTACGGCGCAACGCCTTTACTACCATAGACACGTTTAGGGTTTTCACCACAGGCCATTTTTAATCCGTATGGTGCTTCTGGGAATTTCATCGCTTGCATAGTATGCGCAGGCACGTTTTTCAATGTAACACTGCGGCCACCAAATAGGTTTGCCGATCCAGGTAAGATCTGCAATGTCGTAATACCACCTTCGCGCGCGCGATTAAAACCTGGGTCTTGTGGCCAAACAGAATGCTCAACCCACACTTGTGAGGTGTTAGGGTTGATCATCTCATTTCCATCAGCATGAGATTCAACTGATGGGCTTGGGTATGCACCTAAATGCGAGTGCACATCAATAATACCAGGCGTTACCCACTTACCTTGAGCATCAACGGTAGTTTGAGCCTCAACATTAAGATCGACACCTACTTGACTAATTTTACCGTCGACAAGGTAAACATCTGCATTATCTAGCCTTTCACCTGTACCAGTTAATACTGTTGCATTGGTAATTAACGTGGTCGTTGCAGGTAATGCCTGATAAGTGCTTGGGTAAGGGTTCTTTTCGATAGTCACTTTTTCTTTTTGCGGGCCAGTATCCTGGCAACCCGCGAGTGCTGCACTCAATGCTAGCACCAAAATGGACGGAGCAAATTTTTGCATTGTTTTATCTCTATTTGTTTTTATTTCACAGTAACTTTAACGAAACTTAACTTAAAATGCGAAACAAATACCTTAAAATGCGTTTATTCACGATGAACCTCTTGTTTTACAGTCCATTACGCCTAATCAACGCGCGATATAATCTTGGTAAAGCTTAGCAAGCGCCTCGTCTATGTCTAACTTTGCATCGCGTTTCATCAATTGCTCAGTCGCTCTAGCTACAAAATCTGAATTTTGCTTATAACGTTTAGAAAAACTCTGAATTTTAGCTTTCGCTACATCAAGTGTCTGCGGTTTACTATATCTATGTTCATACTGGCTCAATGCTTTATCAAAATCGCCCTCACAGTCTTTAACAAGTAAATCATAAAACTTGCTTTTATTTAGACCATAACTCTCAATACAATGCGTTAATGCTGTATCAAAACTTGTAAACTCTCGATTTGCGACTACAAATGTTTGATTTACAGAAGGTCTATCTATCTCGGGGTTATCACTTTCTAATAGAAAGGGTTGAAACTCTACACGCTGAGCAGCTTCTTGCCCTAACCGCATACCAGCACTAATACTGTGTGCAAACTCGGGGCTCATTTCATCGAGCTCTGACTCATGCCACATATAATAAACTTTGAGTGCTTTAGCATATTTAGCTGATAGTTTAGTTTTTAACTTTTTAACTCTAAGCGCCAAACTAAGCACTCGCTCATTATGTAGCAATGCATAGCACTCGTAACATGCGGGTACCGTAATAAAGTCAGCTTGCTCGTCAAATTCCAGCACTAACTCAGCATGTTCCAATGGCGGACAAAAATCGGTATCCGTTGCCTCACAACCACAGTAATAACACTGCTTTGCACTTTCGAGGTGTTTTGCCATGCCATGTTTGTAATATTTTTTTAGTGACGCTTTGTAAGTTTTCATTACACTCTCGTTATTTAGTAACCAAAAACCACTTATTTGAAAACCTGTATTTACGTTCATGAAAACAAGATGTAAAAGTGAAAATAATCAAAAATAAATTAATTAAATATGTGTCAAAATACACATCTATTTCTTTTATTTTTCAATTGGTTAAATACTTATTGTCACATCCAAATACTTGCTTACATTCTCACATCATTGCTTTACAGCATTTATTTTTGGTTAAGTCATAATTACCTCGAACCCAAACAAAACCCGTGGAGAAACATCATGAAAAAGTTAACAACTCTTTGTTCATCAGCAGCCCTTTTAGCAGGTTTATTAGTAGGTACAGCCAATGCAGAACAATTTGTAGCTGCCGATAATTCTATCGAAACTGAATTGTGTATGGCCATTACAGAAGACGACTCGTTCAAATTACGTAAAACAATGAAAGAGCATCGTATCGGTCTAAGGCTTGTGCAAAATGAATTAACTTGTAATAACATGTCAGCTGATAAATTTGTAGCTAAACATGGCCTAAGAAATTCAGCAAACTCCTTAAACTTAGACTTGAACACGCAAACACATATCAAAGATCTAAGCGCTCAAAATGATATGAACAAAAAGACTATCGTATCAGGCTCTTAAGTTATGACTAGAGTATTAAAGTTGCGGTATAGTGCGCAGTAACCAAAACTTGCGCACTATATTATTTTATCCAGCGATATGCGCGATAAAACCGAAAAATCCACCGAATACTCCGCCCCAAACAACTAACCAGCCAAGGTGTGTGCGGATCATATTTTGGATGATCTCTTTAACCATATCGGGGGTTAATTCTTCTAATCGCTGCTCTACAGCATTTTCAATGGTTGCAAATACCATTTCAGCACTGTGGCCGCTGCGTAGTTCTTGATCCATCAACTGCTTAAATTTCTCTTCTTCTGTGATATCTATTAGTGCATCTTGCATTTTTTCAATGAATGAAGCTTTCATTGGTTGCAGCGCCTCATTGCCGCCGAACATCGCAAGCATAGGACCAAATTGAGATGTTTCTATCACTTGAAGTAACTTCTCAAATGCTGGGCTTAAATCTACTTTCTTTATAACTGGCGATAAATCGATTGAGTCTTGCTGCTTCTCTAACAACGCAGCTACTTTTTCTTGACTAAAAAACTCCTGCAAAATCATCATGCTTATAGATTCTTTAAATTGCTTAAACTTGAGTTTTATCACACCTGAACCATATAAAAATGGGACTTTTTCAAACAACATATGAATTGCAAGCAAATTTGTAATAGCGCCTGATAGTGCAAATATTCCTATCGAAAAAACCATCGGTAAAGCTGCAAAATAGCCTACTAAAACGGTTATTAATGCCAGTGTATTGGTAATGTAGCTTTTGTTCACTCTGACCCCCTGATTTACAAACCGGTGCATTCTATACACTATTTCTAATAAAATATACTGCCTGCAAGAACCTAAACGGAGCTGTTTTCACCCAAAATTTAGAGATAACCCTTCGTAATATCGAAGATCCGCTATATTTAAACCATCTGGCGGTTTTTTGTTCAAGGCAACTGTATGTGGAATGTCGTTAATCAACAAATATCAGAAGCGCTACATCAACCTTTTATTTTGACGCATAAAGAGCAACTGAGCAGCGTTGAGAACGAGATGCGCTTTCACATCTCTAATGGAGAATTAAATTATTTGGTGAAAGTTGATTTGCTAAGTGCTCTCGAGCGATATGAAAGCGAATCTAAGGCTCGAGATCTACTTATAAGAGACAGCGACTTTTTAATTGCTGACACTATCACAATTGGAACAACGCTAGAGTTTAGTTTTATTGTGTTAGAGGTAATTTCAAAAGCTGAAACAAGCCCAAACTGGCAAGAGTGCGGATTACAGCTTGCTAAAATGCATAATCGCTATGAACAGAAAATGTTCGGGTTAGAGGAAGACGGTTACTTGCTGCACATGGCTCAACCCAACCAGTGGCACAAAAAATGGGAGACCTTTTTTGCAGAAGAGCGCATTGGATGGCAATTGCAACTTCTAAAAGAAAAAGGCGTTGAGCTTGTCAATATTGATGACTTTGTTGTAACAGTTAAATCACTGCTAGCCCATCATGCAAAACCCTCTCTTTTACATGGTAACTTGTGCCAGGGAAATGTTTTTTTTAACGAAAGCAAGCCGTGTTTAGATAACCCAGCCTGTTACTATGGAGATAGAGAAGTAGATATAGCAATGAGTGAATTATATACCCCCCTTCCTCAAGCGTTTTACGACTCTTACAATGAACATTTGCCACTGTCACCTGGCTATGAAATGAGAAAAGCAATTTACCAACTTTATCCTTTGCTTTTGCATGCCAATTTTTATGCGGGCGAACATATAAATCACGCACAAAAAAGAGTTAATGAGATTTTGAAATAGTTGTAATACAGCTTTCATAGTTGCATTTACTGCTATAATTAGGTGAGTGCAATAGCGATAGGC is a window encoding:
- a CDS encoding amidohydrolase family protein — encoded protein: MTKFKLSMITGALLTSSAAFAQITAITGATVHTATEQGTLNNATVVIENGKIKSINPQNIEADVTVSAEGMVLTPGFIGTMNQLGLVEVGAVARSRDASDDKAGLDFDPSYAFNPRSSLIAYARKGGITQNVVSPINYDAAYSGLAFTADLSGEFDSVTDKHTALVIDLGAKSKGSRALSFQQLVEKLEGQQAKLEKQKDKKEDKKDEGKPSGEERVLTQLLEAKMPLVVEINRAADIAQVIKLKEKFALDVIIRGGSDAVLLADELAKAEIPVIISGVSNLPSDFDALHANLENAGKLEKAGVKVLLSVFGDGSHNLYQLRYDAGIAVSNGMSFNSAIKAVTSNVADAFDLDGGKIAVGHRADLVLWSADPFEISTHAEKVWINGEEVTTESRHDTLRERYMTESNLPRAYTK
- a CDS encoding amidohydrolase is translated as MQKFAPSILVLALSAALAGCQDTGPQKEKVTIEKNPYPSTYQALPATTTLITNATVLTGTGERLDNADVYLVDGKISQVGVDLNVEAQTTVDAQGKWVTPGIIDVHSHLGAYPSPSVESHADGNEMINPNTSQVWVEHSVWPQDPGFNRAREGGITTLQILPGSANLFGGRSVTLKNVPAHTMQAMKFPEAPYGLKMACGENPKRVYGSKGVAPYTRMGNMAGYREAWIEATEYKRAWERYEQEYAAGMNPDAPKRDIKLDTLRGVLDGEILIHNHCYKAEEMAMMIDLGKEFNYHSGTFHHGIEAYKVADLLADNGNCAALWPDWWGFKMEAYDMVQENVAIVDAVKNSCAVIHSDSDTTIQRLNQEAAKVMFNANRNGFDISEEHAIKWITHNAAKSLGIADKTGSIESGKQADVVIWNQSPFSVYAKAEHVYIDGAKVYDRNDEKYQAVSDFMLGQK
- a CDS encoding DUF3718 domain-containing protein; translated protein: MKKLTTLCSSAALLAGLLVGTANAEQFVAADNSIETELCMAITEDDSFKLRKTMKEHRIGLRLVQNELTCNNMSADKFVAKHGLRNSANSLNLDLNTQTHIKDLSAQNDMNKKTIVSGS
- a CDS encoding DUF445 domain-containing protein, producing the protein MNKSYITNTLALITVLVGYFAALPMVFSIGIFALSGAITNLLAIHMLFEKVPFLYGSGVIKLKFKQFKESISMMILQEFFSQEKVAALLEKQQDSIDLSPVIKKVDLSPAFEKLLQVIETSQFGPMLAMFGGNEALQPMKASFIEKMQDALIDITEEEKFKQLMDQELRSGHSAEMVFATIENAVEQRLEELTPDMVKEIIQNMIRTHLGWLVVWGGVFGGFFGFIAHIAG
- a CDS encoding fructosamine kinase family protein; translation: MWNVVNQQISEALHQPFILTHKEQLSSVENEMRFHISNGELNYLVKVDLLSALERYESESKARDLLIRDSDFLIADTITIGTTLEFSFIVLEVISKAETSPNWQECGLQLAKMHNRYEQKMFGLEEDGYLLHMAQPNQWHKKWETFFAEERIGWQLQLLKEKGVELVNIDDFVVTVKSLLAHHAKPSLLHGNLCQGNVFFNESKPCLDNPACYYGDREVDIAMSELYTPLPQAFYDSYNEHLPLSPGYEMRKAIYQLYPLLLHANFYAGEHINHAQKRVNEILK